In a genomic window of Mucilaginibacter sp. KACC 22063:
- a CDS encoding BatA domain-containing protein — MQFLNPIWLFAAAAVIIPVVIHLWNIRPGKVLKVGSTALIQAASCRNSRSFKLLDIPLLLLRCLLLILLALILALPFLQKRIQAAKTNGWVLIPKEQFSQTYLHYKPTVDSLIKAGYEFHYFNNGFAKADLKKLLTETKNLKSIDTTLQQPSQYWGLLNQLDNRIASDMPIYLFTENTINHFGGERPQIGYNLSWKTYTPIDSTDNWIQSAWFTNNNTIRIVTGKSTTNSTNFTYNDIQADKGDSQFNISVNDGQPKVSLKDSQSKAVNVDTSTLRIAIYNDKYVADANYLKASLDAFVQFSHRKAIVKQYNSPNAIPVGLSWVFWLSDRPYAARLIKKPTRVFAYQTGKTESTNTTISAINNLSLPNGSDQLSIFKRINNNQTKGEVLWRDGFGRPVLSKEQQDNAEVYRFFTHFNPTWNDLVWNGSFPKWMLELLTNKAGSLPDKHDRRSMSPEQMQPVRIAENHTVGSKVSVQKDLSIYLWLLLAVTFIAERWLATKNKIAGNG, encoded by the coding sequence ATGCAATTTCTAAATCCCATATGGCTATTCGCAGCTGCCGCCGTTATCATTCCGGTGGTGATACACCTGTGGAATATCCGGCCGGGTAAGGTGCTTAAAGTAGGCAGTACAGCACTGATACAAGCAGCATCGTGCAGAAACAGCCGCAGCTTTAAACTGCTTGACATCCCCTTGCTATTGCTACGCTGCTTGTTATTGATCTTACTTGCACTTATTTTAGCCCTGCCTTTTTTACAAAAGCGCATTCAGGCTGCTAAAACAAATGGCTGGGTACTTATCCCTAAAGAGCAGTTCAGCCAAACTTATCTGCATTATAAACCAACGGTAGATTCACTGATTAAAGCCGGTTACGAATTTCATTACTTTAACAACGGATTTGCAAAAGCTGACTTAAAAAAACTTCTGACCGAAACTAAAAACCTAAAAAGTATTGATACCACCTTACAACAGCCTTCACAATATTGGGGGTTGCTAAATCAGTTAGATAACCGGATTGCCAGCGACATGCCAATTTACCTCTTTACCGAAAACACCATCAATCATTTTGGTGGAGAGCGGCCGCAAATTGGCTACAACCTTAGTTGGAAAACTTACACACCTATCGATTCAACTGACAACTGGATACAAAGTGCCTGGTTCACCAATAATAATACCATTCGGATCGTAACGGGCAAAAGCACTACCAACAGTACCAATTTTACATACAATGATATTCAAGCTGACAAAGGAGATTCGCAATTCAACATTTCTGTTAATGATGGGCAACCAAAGGTTTCATTAAAAGACAGTCAGTCAAAAGCTGTTAATGTGGACACTTCCACGTTACGCATTGCCATTTATAACGACAAATATGTAGCCGATGCCAATTACCTAAAAGCATCGCTTGATGCTTTTGTTCAGTTCAGCCATCGCAAAGCTATAGTTAAGCAGTATAATAGCCCTAATGCCATACCAGTTGGTCTAAGCTGGGTATTCTGGCTCTCTGATCGTCCGTATGCGGCGCGTTTAATAAAAAAGCCAACAAGGGTATTTGCCTATCAAACAGGTAAAACAGAATCAACAAATACAACTATCAGTGCAATAAATAATTTATCGCTACCTAATGGCTCTGATCAGTTATCAATATTTAAACGCATCAATAACAATCAAACAAAAGGCGAAGTGTTGTGGCGCGATGGCTTTGGGCGCCCCGTGCTAAGCAAAGAGCAACAGGACAACGCCGAAGTTTATCGCTTCTTCACTCATTTTAACCCTACCTGGAACGACCTGGTGTGGAATGGCAGTTTCCCTAAATGGATGCTTGAGCTACTGACCAACAAAGCAGGATCTTTACCAGACAAGCATGACCGTCGCAGTATGAGTCCTGAACAAATGCAGCCCGTTAGAATAGCTGAAAATCATACTGTGGGCAGCAAAGTCAGCGTTCAGAAAGATCTGAGCATTTACTTATGGCTACTATTGGCGGTAACATTTATAGCCGAAAGGTGGCTGGCAACAAAAAATAAAATAGCAGGCAATGGCTGA
- a CDS encoding DUF4175 family protein — MAEQQGIHKIKSLQQRWIGYQVAADALFALAVALIAGSILHFVGNASALWAILIFVALFIAISSIRRPWQVTSQSVINFLNQTYPELQESSDLVTKPTGSLNLLEQLQLSKVESALQQVPSTPSQFSKRLKAAVIWILAALVLSFIITRLPQSFNHSLTNLVKGNSAVNAKHLPPEKILPAISAAELTITPPAYTRKSPRKQDRFTLDVEEGAFVSWNIKTNIDVKKVTLIFNEHESLAMRPSGSHSKWQVQKTISKPGFYQVNIDGKLSDLYPVQVIKDAPPVIKIKTPKQYTHIDAGEKPMINVTVSLTDDYGIENAIINATVAKGQGEAVKFKEYKINFNESFATHSKQYEVKKQIDLPSLKMEPGDELYFYVSANDTHNQPSRTDVYIVSIQDTAQLLSMDGIVSAANVKPEFFRSERQIIIDSQKLLHDRDSISKEEFNRRSNELGSDQKLLRLRYGKFLGEEDESDIGESKNDELGKAENFGNAAMVMDAYTDKHDNAEDATFLEPTVKAQLKATLTEMWKAELHLRMYKPEDALPFEYKALRLLKDLQQKSRSYVAKTGYNPPPLKMEKRLSGDLTKITETVNKQDVKRPDDQFINLKKAVVILEQLKTDSKLATADQHILQLAGQQLSAKASAQPNAYLPAVAALRKIIEKGGNAGDKNISLVEKAIQRALPQNKPMPSPSTSADIGLAQSYFKNLNRSNR; from the coding sequence ATGGCTGAACAACAAGGCATACATAAGATCAAATCTTTACAGCAAAGATGGATTGGCTACCAAGTTGCGGCAGATGCATTATTTGCTTTAGCGGTTGCCCTTATTGCAGGCAGCATTCTTCATTTTGTGGGCAATGCCTCTGCTTTATGGGCAATACTGATCTTTGTCGCGTTGTTCATTGCTATTAGCTCAATACGCCGCCCGTGGCAGGTTACATCACAATCTGTAATTAATTTTTTAAACCAAACCTACCCCGAACTTCAGGAAAGCAGCGATCTGGTAACTAAACCTACCGGCAGCCTCAACCTGCTTGAGCAATTACAACTCAGCAAGGTAGAAAGCGCACTTCAGCAAGTGCCATCAACACCAAGCCAGTTCAGTAAGCGTTTAAAAGCAGCTGTCATATGGATCTTAGCGGCATTGGTATTAAGCTTTATCATTACACGGCTTCCCCAAAGCTTCAATCACTCATTAACAAACTTAGTGAAAGGCAACTCAGCAGTAAATGCTAAACATTTGCCTCCTGAAAAAATACTGCCAGCTATAAGCGCTGCCGAATTAACGATTACCCCACCCGCTTATACACGTAAATCTCCGCGTAAGCAGGACCGCTTTACACTTGATGTGGAGGAAGGCGCATTTGTAAGCTGGAACATCAAAACCAATATTGATGTTAAAAAGGTAACGCTCATTTTTAACGAGCACGAATCGCTTGCCATGCGGCCATCTGGCAGCCATTCAAAGTGGCAGGTGCAAAAAACAATCAGCAAACCCGGCTTTTATCAGGTAAATATCGATGGCAAGTTATCAGACCTTTACCCTGTACAGGTGATTAAAGATGCCCCCCCGGTTATCAAAATTAAAACCCCAAAGCAGTATACGCATATTGATGCAGGCGAGAAACCGATGATAAATGTTACGGTCTCATTAACCGACGACTATGGTATCGAGAATGCTATTATCAATGCTACAGTTGCCAAAGGCCAGGGCGAAGCTGTAAAGTTTAAAGAATACAAGATCAACTTTAATGAATCGTTTGCAACGCATAGCAAACAATACGAAGTCAAAAAACAGATCGACCTACCCTCATTAAAAATGGAGCCTGGTGATGAATTATATTTCTACGTTTCTGCCAACGATACGCACAATCAGCCGAGCCGTACCGATGTATATATTGTTTCGATCCAAGATACGGCACAATTGCTCAGCATGGATGGCATTGTTTCGGCGGCGAATGTAAAACCCGAATTTTTCCGCAGTGAAAGGCAGATCATCATCGATTCGCAAAAACTTTTGCACGATCGCGACAGCATCAGCAAGGAAGAATTTAACCGCCGTAGTAATGAATTGGGATCCGACCAGAAACTACTTCGATTACGTTACGGTAAATTTTTAGGAGAAGAGGACGAATCAGACATTGGTGAAAGCAAGAATGACGAGCTTGGTAAAGCCGAAAACTTTGGAAACGCCGCTATGGTAATGGATGCCTATACCGACAAGCATGACAACGCCGAGGATGCCACATTTTTAGAGCCGACTGTAAAGGCACAGCTAAAAGCGACCTTAACAGAAATGTGGAAGGCAGAGCTGCATCTGCGCATGTACAAGCCGGAAGATGCTTTGCCTTTTGAGTATAAGGCGCTACGCTTGCTTAAAGATTTGCAGCAAAAATCACGGTCTTATGTTGCTAAAACAGGTTATAACCCGCCGCCATTGAAAATGGAAAAACGCCTGAGCGGCGACTTGACCAAGATCACCGAAACTGTGAACAAGCAGGATGTTAAACGCCCTGATGATCAGTTTATAAATCTGAAAAAAGCAGTGGTGATTTTAGAGCAGTTAAAGACTGACTCAAAACTTGCTACTGCCGACCAGCATATCCTTCAACTGGCAGGGCAGCAACTGAGCGCAAAAGCATCAGCACAACCTAATGCTTATCTGCCAGCCGTGGCGGCGCTTCGAAAAATAATTGAAAAAGGCGGCAATGCAGGGGATAAAAACATCAGTCTCGTTGAAAAAGCCATACAACGTGCTTTGCCTCAAAACAAGCCGATGCCAAGCCCTTCAACAAGCGCAGATATTGGCCTGGCGCAAAGCTATTTTAAAAACTTAAACCGTAGCAACAGGTAA
- a CDS encoding TldD/PmbA family protein translates to MKRRNFIYLSGVGAGAMMLPDLSAMGRSIDQEIALETVDVRVKKELADAALTVAKAKGASYADIRIGRYLNQAIITRENRVLNVANAESFGVGVRVLANGCWGFAAGNTVTKEGVAKIAERAVAVAKANAAAKIGGTPVQLAPQKGYGEVSWKTPIEKNPFEVPIKEKVDLLLTANGEAMKGGANFVNSTLFSINEQKYFASTDGSYIDQDIHRIYPNFQVTKIDASKGAFETRAALSMPCGMGYEYLTPSESEKVQGVVTRYKKRYDMIEDIRNATKNASEKVASKSVEPGKYDLVLDPSHLWLTIHESVAHPTELDRVLGYEANYAGTSFLSLEKLKSGNFHFGSKNMNIVADKDQPGSLGFVGYDDEGVKPSRFDIVKEGVLTNFQAIRDQAHIIGLDHSQGCCYAQSWDDVQFQRMPNVSLQPGKTPLSVDDMIKGVEKGIYIVGNGSFSIDQQRYNFQFGGQLFYEIKNGKIVGMLNDVAYQATNQEFWNSLVAVCDERDYRLGGAFNDGKGQPSQSNAVSHGSSTARFNGVNVINTKRKIG, encoded by the coding sequence TTGAAACGCAGAAACTTTATTTACTTATCAGGAGTAGGCGCAGGGGCAATGATGCTTCCAGACCTTTCGGCAATGGGCAGATCCATTGACCAGGAGATAGCGCTGGAAACCGTCGATGTTCGTGTGAAAAAAGAACTGGCGGATGCTGCTCTTACTGTAGCAAAAGCCAAAGGTGCCAGCTATGCCGATATACGCATAGGCCGGTATCTTAACCAGGCAATTATTACCCGCGAAAACCGCGTGCTTAACGTAGCCAATGCCGAATCATTTGGTGTAGGCGTACGCGTGCTTGCCAATGGTTGCTGGGGATTTGCCGCAGGCAACACGGTTACCAAAGAAGGTGTAGCTAAAATTGCAGAACGCGCTGTTGCTGTTGCTAAAGCCAACGCAGCTGCTAAAATTGGCGGCACCCCGGTACAATTAGCCCCACAAAAGGGTTACGGCGAAGTAAGCTGGAAAACACCTATTGAAAAAAATCCGTTCGAGGTGCCTATTAAAGAAAAGGTTGATCTTTTACTAACCGCCAACGGCGAAGCCATGAAAGGCGGAGCAAACTTTGTTAACTCGACCTTATTCTCCATAAACGAGCAAAAATACTTTGCATCAACTGATGGTTCTTATATTGATCAGGACATCCATCGCATTTACCCTAACTTCCAGGTAACTAAAATAGATGCAAGCAAGGGTGCCTTTGAAACCCGCGCAGCTTTAAGCATGCCATGCGGTATGGGTTATGAATACCTTACCCCGTCTGAATCTGAAAAGGTACAGGGCGTAGTAACCCGTTATAAAAAACGTTACGATATGATCGAAGATATCCGTAATGCTACTAAAAACGCTTCTGAAAAGGTTGCTTCAAAATCTGTTGAGCCGGGCAAATATGACCTGGTGCTCGACCCTTCGCACCTTTGGTTAACCATCCACGAGTCTGTAGCCCACCCTACCGAGCTTGACCGTGTGTTGGGCTATGAAGCCAATTACGCAGGTACCAGTTTCCTTTCACTGGAGAAACTGAAATCAGGCAACTTCCATTTCGGCAGTAAGAATATGAACATCGTTGCTGATAAAGACCAGCCGGGCTCATTGGGCTTTGTGGGTTATGATGATGAGGGTGTTAAGCCAAGCAGGTTTGATATTGTTAAGGAAGGTGTACTGACTAACTTCCAGGCGATACGCGATCAGGCGCATATAATCGGCCTCGATCATTCGCAAGGGTGCTGCTATGCACAAAGCTGGGACGATGTGCAGTTTCAGCGTATGCCTAACGTATCGCTTCAGCCGGGCAAAACGCCGCTGAGTGTTGACGATATGATCAAAGGTGTAGAAAAAGGCATTTACATTGTAGGTAACGGCTCGTTCTCTATTGACCAGCAACGCTATAACTTCCAGTTTGGCGGCCAGCTGTTCTATGAGATCAAAAACGGCAAAATTGTAGGCATGCTAAATGACGTGGCTTACCAGGCAACCAACCAGGAATTCTGGAACTCGCTGGTAGCAGTTTGCGATGAGCGCGACTACCGCTTAGGTGGTGCGTTTAATGACGGTAAAGGTCAGCCAAGCCAATCAAACGCGGTTTCGCATGGTTCGTCTACCGCACGTTTTAATGGAGTTAATGTTATCAACACTAAAAGAAAGATCGGATAA
- a CDS encoding TldD/PmbA family protein has protein sequence MPILSKQEAQALLKKVLSYSKADECEVSLRGNDGGNIRTALNAVSTAGDISTVGLAVTSVYGKKAGSATINEFDDASLEKVVRRAEELAQLAPENPERMPMLGPQTFKDSIQYNEKTAAITPESRAEMVAKSLEVTKAANLQAAGFLENTTTFTAIANSKGLFAYEKTSDVTFTVTTRNAAGTISGYAARGFTDVSKLDTASATKVASQKALSSANAKAIEPGKYTVILEPVAGAYMMENMFRFDARSAEEGRSFLSKRGGGTRLGEKLMDDKVTIYSDPFNTELPGSTWNGEGLPLDKTYWIQNGEVKNLSYSRYWAQKKGVTPVPGPSNIIMEGGNTSLEEMIKSTERGILVSRLWYIRMVDPQSLLLTGLTRDGTYYIENGKIMFPVKNFRFNESPVIMLNNVEALGKPERTISVESYRSYLIPPMKIRDFTFTSLSDAV, from the coding sequence ATGCCTATACTTAGCAAACAAGAAGCACAGGCTTTATTAAAGAAAGTGCTTAGTTATTCAAAAGCCGACGAGTGTGAAGTTAGCTTAAGGGGTAATGACGGTGGTAATATCCGTACGGCCCTTAATGCTGTTTCAACCGCCGGTGATATCAGTACTGTTGGCTTAGCCGTAACATCTGTTTATGGCAAAAAAGCAGGCAGTGCAACCATTAACGAGTTTGATGATGCATCGCTTGAAAAGGTAGTGCGCCGCGCAGAGGAGCTGGCACAATTAGCGCCAGAGAACCCTGAGCGTATGCCAATGCTTGGCCCGCAAACTTTTAAAGATTCTATTCAATACAACGAAAAAACAGCTGCCATAACACCAGAATCGCGTGCCGAAATGGTGGCTAAAAGTCTTGAAGTAACCAAAGCTGCTAATTTACAGGCAGCGGGTTTCCTTGAGAATACAACCACTTTTACTGCTATAGCTAATTCGAAAGGTTTGTTTGCTTATGAAAAAACAAGCGATGTTACCTTTACCGTTACCACACGTAATGCGGCAGGCACTATATCAGGTTATGCAGCACGTGGCTTTACTGATGTAAGCAAATTGGATACGGCAAGTGCTACTAAAGTGGCCAGCCAGAAAGCGTTAAGCTCTGCCAATGCAAAAGCAATTGAGCCGGGTAAATACACCGTAATATTAGAACCTGTGGCAGGTGCGTACATGATGGAAAACATGTTCCGTTTTGATGCACGCAGCGCCGAAGAAGGTCGTAGTTTCCTGAGCAAAAGAGGTGGTGGCACCCGCTTGGGCGAAAAGCTGATGGACGATAAAGTAACCATTTACTCCGATCCTTTTAATACTGAGCTACCAGGTTCAACCTGGAATGGTGAAGGTTTACCACTGGATAAAACTTACTGGATACAAAATGGAGAGGTTAAAAACCTGAGCTATTCGCGTTATTGGGCGCAAAAGAAAGGCGTTACACCTGTACCCGGGCCAAGCAATATCATTATGGAAGGCGGTAATACCAGCCTTGAAGAAATGATCAAAAGCACCGAGCGTGGTATATTGGTTTCGCGTTTGTGGTATATCCGTATGGTTGACCCACAATCGCTATTGTTAACCGGCCTTACCCGCGACGGTACTTATTACATTGAAAACGGCAAGATCATGTTCCCGGTTAAAAACTTCCGCTTTAACGAAAGCCCTGTCATTATGCTGAATAACGTGGAAGCTTTGGGAAAACCGGAGCGTACCATCAGTGTTGAAAGCTACCGCAGCTACCTGATCCCGCCAATGAAAATCCGCGACTTTACGTTCACTTCATTGTCTGACGCAGTATAG
- a CDS encoding class I SAM-dependent methyltransferase, with the protein MTDVLGQALYSYYHNQTRHKLWIHNKYGPKEEMPIDTYFRKDEDMPDIEWLALNECRGKVLDIGAGAGSHALLLQQRPEIDVLAIDISPLSVHVMKDRGVKQVLEADIYRFNQGKFDTLLLLMNGIGLAGTVEGLKNLLIHLKTLLTDGGQILFDSSDVAYLYEDHIPTHEYYGEIWYQYEYQQQKTDWFKWLYIDEKELQQIVEECGFKMEVLLEDEYGQYLTRLTVTG; encoded by the coding sequence ATGACCGACGTTTTAGGACAAGCACTTTACAGCTATTATCACAACCAAACCAGACACAAGCTTTGGATACATAATAAATACGGGCCTAAAGAAGAAATGCCTATTGACACCTACTTTAGGAAAGACGAGGACATGCCCGATATTGAATGGCTGGCCCTTAACGAGTGCCGCGGTAAAGTATTGGACATTGGTGCAGGTGCAGGCAGCCACGCCTTGTTATTGCAGCAAAGACCTGAAATTGATGTGCTGGCTATTGATATTTCGCCATTATCAGTACATGTGATGAAAGACCGTGGCGTTAAGCAGGTTTTAGAAGCAGATATTTATCGCTTTAACCAGGGGAAGTTTGATACCTTATTGCTACTGATGAACGGTATTGGCCTTGCCGGTACAGTTGAAGGATTGAAAAATTTATTGATTCATTTGAAAACCTTATTAACCGATGGCGGACAAATATTATTTGATTCGTCAGACGTGGCGTATCTGTATGAAGACCATATCCCAACGCACGAATATTATGGAGAGATCTGGTACCAGTATGAATATCAGCAGCAAAAAACCGATTGGTTTAAATGGCTTTATATTGATGAAAAAGAGCTACAGCAAATAGTGGAAGAATGCGGTTTTAAAATGGAAGTGCTGCTTGAAGATGAATACGGGCAATATCTTACACGCCTTACGGTTACTGGTTAA